From Bacillus marinisedimentorum, a single genomic window includes:
- a CDS encoding UDP-N-acetylmuramoyl-L-alanyl-D-glutamate--2,6-diaminopimelate ligase yields MELKELLGHLVLYKYDGEADPVIKSLEMDSREVKPGSLFFCIKGFTVDGHNYVGQAEKNGASAIIAERQVEAGIPVILVRDSRRAMAVLANVFYGYPTAGMNVIGVTGTNGKTTVTHLLENIFRDAGEKTGLIGTIHNKIGDKMYDVTNTTPESLPLQKLFKDMRDEKVDTAIMEVSSHALDLGRVRGIDFSIAIFTNLTQDHLDYHHTMEEYRRSKGLLFTLLGNAYKPDERKIAVLNADDTASEEFMRGTAAQVITYGIDKPADVAAKNIKLKAGGTTFLLETPNESLEISMDLIGKFSVYNVLAAVAAAFGAGVPLAEAAGSISSVRGVAGRFEPVDAGQEFAVIVDYAHTPDSLENVLVTVNQFAEGDVHVIVGCGGDRDRAKRPLMAQIAVKYADKPVFTSDNPRSEDPEAIIRDMEEGVKGYEYVKITDRSEAIKHAVKNAKKGDVVLIAGKGHETYQIIGDRVLDFDDRLVAYDAIKELGGK; encoded by the coding sequence ATGGAGTTGAAAGAACTGCTGGGACATCTTGTCCTTTACAAATATGACGGGGAAGCCGATCCGGTAATCAAGTCGCTGGAGATGGACTCGCGGGAAGTTAAGCCCGGCAGCCTGTTTTTCTGCATTAAAGGTTTCACAGTGGACGGTCATAATTATGTGGGGCAGGCGGAAAAGAACGGGGCGAGTGCGATTATCGCCGAAAGACAGGTGGAAGCCGGGATACCGGTCATTTTGGTGCGCGATTCCAGGCGTGCGATGGCAGTGCTTGCCAATGTCTTTTATGGGTATCCGACTGCAGGTATGAATGTGATCGGAGTGACTGGAACAAACGGAAAAACCACAGTCACCCATCTCCTGGAAAATATTTTCCGGGACGCCGGAGAAAAAACCGGTCTGATCGGTACGATTCACAATAAAATCGGCGATAAGATGTACGACGTAACGAACACGACACCTGAGTCGCTGCCGCTGCAAAAGCTGTTCAAGGACATGAGAGATGAGAAAGTGGATACAGCAATTATGGAAGTGTCATCCCACGCACTTGACCTTGGCAGGGTAAGAGGAATTGATTTCAGTATCGCCATTTTCACGAATCTGACACAGGACCACCTCGATTATCACCACACTATGGAAGAATACCGGCGTTCTAAGGGCCTCTTATTCACACTGCTGGGAAATGCATACAAGCCTGATGAGCGGAAAATTGCGGTTTTGAATGCCGATGACACTGCTTCCGAGGAGTTTATGAGAGGCACAGCGGCACAGGTGATTACATACGGAATTGACAAACCGGCGGACGTGGCTGCGAAAAATATAAAGCTAAAAGCAGGCGGGACAACATTCCTGCTGGAAACGCCGAATGAATCTCTTGAAATCAGCATGGACCTGATCGGAAAGTTCAGTGTTTATAACGTACTGGCAGCAGTAGCGGCAGCTTTTGGTGCCGGAGTTCCGCTTGCTGAAGCTGCGGGCAGCATCTCTTCTGTCAGAGGTGTTGCAGGCCGGTTCGAGCCTGTTGATGCCGGGCAGGAATTTGCTGTGATCGTAGATTATGCCCATACGCCGGACAGCCTTGAAAATGTACTGGTGACCGTCAACCAGTTTGCTGAAGGTGATGTACATGTCATTGTCGGGTGCGGAGGAGACCGGGATCGGGCGAAGCGCCCGCTAATGGCACAAATTGCGGTCAAGTATGCCGATAAGCCGGTATTCACATCCGATAATCCCCGCTCGGAAGATCCAGAAGCCATAATCCGCGATATGGAAGAAGGGGTTAAAGGATACGAGTATGTAAAAATAACCGACCGCAGCGAAGCGATAAAGCATGCGGTTAAAAATGCAAAAAAAGGCGATGTCGTGCTGATTGCCGGTAAAGGGCATGAAACATACCAGATCATTGGTGACAGGGTGCTGGACTTTGATGACAGGTTAGTTGCATATGATGCGATAAAGGAGCTGGGAGGAAAATGA
- a CDS encoding stage V sporulation protein D, giving the protein MRVSNVTVRKRLMTVFIICLSVFLIIDVRLGYVQFYLGNWLSSKAADSWSRNIPFEPMRGDILDRNGEVLATNVSSPSVLVVPRQIKNPESAAQKLAAVLNMPVEKAYKHVTKGISIERIHPEGRKISYEKAREVRELGIEGVYIAEDFRRHYPYGNYLSHVLGFAGIDNQGLTGLELYYDKYLKGKQGHVSFFSDAKGKRMPDLADNYEPPEDGLDMKLTINTKVQTIMERELDIAEAKYHPDGAIAIAMNPNTGEILGMSSRPGFNPEDYQKADPKIYNRNLPVWSTYEPGSTFKIITLAASLEESAVDLENDHFHDPGSIEVAGAKLRCWKKGGHGSQTFLEVVENSCNPGFVTLGERLGKEKLFSYIKNFGFGEKTGIDLQGEGTGILFSPDRVGPVELATTAFGQGVSVTPIQQVTAVSAAVNGGYLYQPFIAKEWIDPVTGEVVNKNNPVMKRKVISEKTSEEVRHALESVVAKGTGKGAFVEGYRVGGKTGTAQKVKDGRYMTNNHIVSFIGFAPADDPQIVVYVAIDNPKNTVQFGGVVAAPIVGNIMEDSLRALGVQKRKDQIEKETTWLDEPLVEVPDLIGVTKKELQKYLLNLKLDKSGEGDTVIRQAPEAGVKVKSGATIRIFLGDEDSSTGEKEKDRE; this is encoded by the coding sequence ATGCGCGTTTCAAATGTAACGGTGAGAAAAAGGCTAATGACTGTTTTCATTATATGCCTTTCTGTTTTTTTGATTATTGATGTAAGACTCGGATATGTTCAATTCTATCTCGGAAACTGGCTGTCATCGAAAGCTGCCGATTCATGGAGCCGCAACATTCCGTTTGAGCCCATGCGCGGGGATATCTTGGACCGGAACGGGGAAGTTCTTGCAACAAATGTCAGCTCGCCTTCTGTCCTGGTGGTGCCGAGGCAGATAAAGAATCCTGAAAGTGCTGCCCAAAAACTGGCTGCGGTGCTTAACATGCCTGTTGAAAAAGCGTACAAGCATGTTACTAAGGGTATTTCCATAGAGCGAATCCATCCGGAAGGCCGTAAAATCAGCTATGAAAAGGCCAGGGAAGTGAGGGAGCTTGGGATTGAGGGCGTCTACATTGCCGAAGATTTCCGGCGCCATTACCCATATGGGAACTATTTGTCCCATGTGCTCGGCTTTGCCGGGATTGACAACCAGGGGTTGACCGGCCTGGAGCTGTATTATGATAAGTATCTAAAAGGAAAACAGGGCCATGTATCGTTTTTTTCAGATGCAAAAGGAAAGCGGATGCCTGATCTGGCCGATAATTATGAACCTCCGGAAGATGGACTTGATATGAAACTGACAATCAATACGAAAGTCCAGACTATCATGGAACGGGAACTCGATATTGCTGAAGCGAAATATCACCCTGACGGCGCCATCGCTATTGCTATGAATCCCAATACCGGCGAGATTCTCGGAATGTCGAGCAGGCCTGGCTTCAATCCGGAAGATTATCAAAAAGCCGATCCGAAAATTTATAATCGCAACCTGCCGGTATGGAGTACGTATGAACCAGGGTCCACATTCAAAATCATTACATTGGCCGCATCGCTTGAAGAAAGTGCGGTCGACCTTGAAAATGACCATTTTCATGATCCAGGAAGCATTGAAGTTGCTGGCGCAAAGCTCCGCTGCTGGAAAAAAGGAGGCCATGGATCGCAAACTTTTCTTGAAGTCGTGGAAAATTCCTGCAACCCGGGTTTTGTTACATTGGGTGAAAGGCTTGGCAAGGAAAAGCTGTTTTCTTATATTAAAAACTTCGGTTTCGGCGAGAAAACAGGTATTGATCTCCAGGGCGAAGGAACAGGTATTTTATTTTCACCCGATCGTGTCGGTCCTGTTGAGCTGGCGACTACCGCTTTCGGACAGGGGGTATCCGTGACACCGATCCAACAGGTGACCGCAGTATCGGCTGCCGTCAACGGCGGGTATCTTTATCAGCCGTTCATTGCAAAAGAATGGATCGATCCTGTAACTGGTGAAGTCGTCAATAAAAATAATCCCGTAATGAAGCGGAAAGTCATTTCAGAAAAGACATCCGAAGAAGTGAGGCACGCCCTTGAAAGTGTCGTCGCCAAGGGAACAGGCAAGGGGGCATTTGTGGAAGGATACCGTGTCGGCGGAAAGACGGGGACCGCACAGAAGGTCAAGGACGGCCGGTATATGACAAACAATCACATCGTATCCTTCATCGGATTCGCACCTGCAGACGACCCGCAAATTGTTGTATATGTTGCGATAGATAACCCGAAAAATACCGTTCAGTTCGGCGGCGTCGTCGCTGCACCGATCGTAGGAAACATTATGGAGGACAGTCTCCGGGCGCTCGGTGTCCAAAAAAGAAAAGACCAGATCGAAAAGGAAACCACCTGGCTGGATGAACCTCTGGTTGAGGTGCCGGATTTGATCGGCGTCACTAAGAAAGAGCTTCAAAAATATTTGCTGAATTTAAAACTGGATAAAAGCGGTGAAGGAGATACTGTAATCAGGCAGGCTCCGGAAGCAGGTGTCAAAGTGAAGTCTGGTGCAACCATCCGCATATTTCTCGGGGATGAAGATTCATCCACCGGAGAGAAAGAAAAAGACAGGGAGTGA
- a CDS encoding penicillin-binding protein encodes MNKKNVNINRGAAVLTIVFLLLFFVLLARFVQIQVTGKVEGQVLAELAEEKWSKERTLQANRGSIYDQNGIAIAEDVTSYTVYAILDKDYPVHIKDPGEAAEKLAPHLDIPADKLEKTMSQDRFQVEFGSSGKNISHSLKEKIDALDISGIGFMRDTRRFYPNGTFASHIIGYAAKGESGSYSGAMGIEKTMDDHLKGKNGKIQYLSDRSGFKLPDPDEMMNKPENGNDVYLTIDQKIQTFLEDAMSQAYEKYEPEKLMAVVADPKTGKILAMSSRPSFDPNLRNINNFGNDIISYRFEPGSTMKVFSLAAAIEEGVFNPDEMYKSGSYKISERDWPIRDHHRGGWGTITFREGVQRSSNVAFAILANEKLGTDRLRQYITKFGLDEKTGIDLPGEAKSKIMWNYPSERISTAFGQGSTITPIQQIQAATAIANDGKMMKPYVLESVHNPNTGKTIAEKKPETAGKPISAKTAKEVRDLLETVVTAPEGTGKPYAIEGYDIAGKTGTAQIVGDNGRYMSGNGNYIYSFLGMAPTDDPELVMYVAVKQPDLEPHELGSDPTSFVFKTVMKNSLQYLNIKPEEKKEPEKKPDRYGGKLAEFAGMDAPAVMSSLKEKGIETVILGDGSKIEKQLPHAGSQVLPGEKVFLRTSGKAKMPDMTGWSLRDAMKLADLMESRPNIMGSGFVTEQNIKPGSEIREGDYLVAQLQRPDDGNSASDQESADVEDSEGEEETQDTETD; translated from the coding sequence ATGAATAAAAAGAATGTGAATATCAACAGGGGAGCAGCAGTCCTTACTATCGTTTTTTTGCTGCTCTTTTTTGTTTTACTCGCCCGTTTTGTCCAGATTCAGGTGACAGGTAAAGTTGAAGGCCAGGTTCTTGCCGAACTGGCAGAGGAAAAGTGGTCGAAAGAGCGCACGCTCCAGGCAAACAGAGGCAGCATATATGACCAGAACGGCATTGCGATTGCTGAAGATGTTACATCTTATACGGTATACGCCATTCTGGACAAAGATTATCCTGTGCACATCAAAGACCCCGGTGAAGCTGCTGAAAAATTGGCTCCTCATCTTGATATTCCAGCAGACAAACTGGAAAAAACGATGTCACAGGACAGGTTCCAGGTGGAATTCGGATCTTCCGGCAAAAATATCAGTCATAGTTTAAAAGAAAAAATAGATGCCCTTGATATTTCCGGCATCGGTTTTATGAGGGATACGAGAAGGTTTTATCCGAATGGAACATTCGCCTCCCACATTATCGGTTATGCGGCCAAAGGGGAAAGCGGCAGCTACTCTGGTGCGATGGGTATCGAAAAGACGATGGATGACCACCTGAAGGGTAAAAACGGCAAAATCCAATATTTGAGCGACAGATCGGGATTTAAGTTGCCAGACCCTGATGAAATGATGAATAAACCGGAAAACGGCAATGACGTTTATTTGACAATTGACCAAAAAATCCAGACGTTTCTAGAAGATGCTATGTCACAGGCATACGAGAAATATGAACCGGAGAAGCTGATGGCCGTTGTTGCTGATCCGAAAACGGGTAAAATCCTGGCGATGAGCAGCAGGCCGAGTTTTGACCCGAATTTGCGCAATATCAACAATTTCGGCAATGACATCATCTCGTACCGATTTGAGCCGGGTTCGACGATGAAAGTGTTCTCGCTGGCAGCGGCAATCGAAGAAGGAGTATTCAATCCGGATGAAATGTATAAATCCGGTTCCTACAAGATTTCCGAGCGTGACTGGCCGATTAGGGACCATCATAGGGGGGGGTGGGGCACAATCACTTTCCGTGAGGGCGTCCAGCGCTCATCCAATGTGGCATTTGCAATCCTTGCCAATGAGAAACTCGGAACCGACCGCCTGCGTCAATATATTACGAAATTCGGACTTGATGAAAAAACGGGAATAGACCTCCCGGGGGAAGCCAAAAGCAAGATAATGTGGAATTATCCATCAGAACGGATTTCCACCGCATTCGGCCAGGGCAGCACGATAACCCCAATACAGCAAATTCAGGCTGCGACCGCTATTGCGAATGATGGCAAAATGATGAAACCGTATGTACTTGAAAGTGTCCATAATCCGAATACCGGTAAAACAATTGCCGAAAAAAAGCCGGAAACCGCAGGCAAGCCCATCAGTGCAAAGACGGCAAAAGAAGTCCGCGATTTGCTTGAAACGGTCGTCACCGCTCCTGAAGGGACAGGGAAGCCTTATGCGATTGAGGGATATGATATCGCCGGTAAAACCGGCACCGCCCAGATTGTAGGTGACAATGGGCGATACATGTCGGGAAATGGCAACTATATCTATTCATTCCTGGGCATGGCACCCACTGATGACCCGGAACTTGTCATGTATGTCGCTGTAAAGCAGCCGGATCTTGAGCCCCATGAACTCGGTTCAGATCCAACATCATTCGTTTTCAAAACTGTGATGAAAAACAGCCTGCAGTACTTGAACATCAAACCTGAGGAAAAGAAGGAGCCTGAAAAAAAACCGGATCGATATGGAGGAAAGCTCGCTGAATTTGCAGGCATGGACGCTCCTGCAGTCATGAGCAGCCTTAAAGAAAAGGGCATTGAGACTGTTATCCTTGGTGACGGCAGCAAGATTGAAAAACAGCTCCCCCACGCGGGCAGCCAGGTGTTACCGGGAGAAAAAGTCTTCTTGCGCACTTCAGGAAAGGCAAAGATGCCGGACATGACTGGATGGTCCCTGCGTGATGCGATGAAGCTGGCGGATTTGATGGAATCCCGCCCAAACATTATGGGTTCGGGATTTGTTACCGAACAAAACATCAAGCCAGGCAGTGAAATCAGAGAAGGAGACTACCTTGTTGCCCAGCTGCAGCGGCCTGATGACGGTAACAGTGCCAGCGATCAGGAAAGTGCCGATGTGGAAGACTCTGAGGGCGAAGAGGAAACGCAAGACACGGAAACAGATTAA
- the ftsL gene encoding cell division protein FtsL — translation MSNLAYEIQQKQQQQQRERHQQKQQRVTQPVPQRKKGITLGEKLLALGFAVILAFSCFIIVSNYATLYSVNKDIQQYEAAIDKQQKVNNELELSVAELNNPERIWEIAKKNGLTLNGDNVKVVQD, via the coding sequence GTGAGCAATTTGGCATATGAGATTCAACAAAAGCAACAGCAGCAACAAAGAGAACGTCATCAGCAAAAACAGCAGAGAGTTACACAGCCAGTCCCGCAACGGAAAAAGGGGATCACGCTTGGGGAAAAGCTTCTGGCGCTCGGATTCGCTGTGATTCTTGCATTTTCCTGTTTCATCATTGTCTCGAATTATGCTACACTTTACTCTGTCAACAAAGACATCCAGCAATATGAAGCGGCAATTGACAAACAGCAGAAAGTGAACAATGAACTTGAGTTGTCAGTAGCAGAATTAAACAATCCGGAACGCATTTGGGAAATCGCCAAGAAAAACGGTTTGACCCTTAACGGCGATAACGTGAAAGTCGTTCAGGATTAA
- the rsmH gene encoding 16S rRNA (cytosine(1402)-N(4))-methyltransferase RsmH, protein MFGHETVLREEAVEGLGIKPDGIYVDCTLGGAGHSELILSRLSEEGKLYAFDQDITAIEHAKEKLAQYEGKFELIRSNFRHLKEKLQESGVDQVDGVLFDLGVSSPQLDTPERGFSYQHDAPLDMRMDQDSPLTAHNVVNEWEFNALVKIFFRYGEEKFSKQIARKIEEHREKKPIETTHELVDIIKEAIPAPARRKGGHPAKRVFQAIRIAVNDELQSFEDTLEQAIDVIAPGGRISVITFHSLEDRICKTVFRRESKGPDLPPGLPVVPEEHKPKLKLITRKPILPSEQEMERNKRARSAKLRIAEKNK, encoded by the coding sequence ATGTTTGGACATGAAACGGTATTAAGAGAAGAAGCGGTGGAAGGGCTCGGTATTAAGCCGGATGGGATCTATGTGGACTGTACACTCGGCGGAGCCGGTCACAGTGAACTGATTCTGTCCAGGCTGTCTGAAGAAGGCAAGCTGTATGCGTTCGATCAGGATATAACGGCGATCGAACATGCGAAAGAAAAGCTTGCTCAATACGAAGGTAAATTTGAACTGATCAGAAGCAATTTTCGTCATTTAAAAGAGAAACTGCAGGAGTCAGGCGTTGATCAAGTAGACGGTGTCTTGTTTGATTTAGGTGTTTCGTCACCGCAATTGGATACACCTGAACGGGGGTTCAGCTATCAGCACGATGCTCCTCTTGATATGAGGATGGACCAGGATTCACCCCTTACTGCCCACAATGTAGTAAATGAATGGGAGTTCAACGCGCTGGTGAAAATTTTCTTCCGTTACGGTGAAGAAAAATTTTCAAAACAGATTGCGAGGAAAATTGAGGAGCACCGGGAAAAAAAACCCATCGAAACAACTCATGAATTGGTCGATATTATTAAAGAGGCGATTCCTGCTCCTGCAAGAAGAAAAGGCGGCCATCCGGCAAAAAGGGTGTTCCAGGCGATCAGGATTGCTGTCAATGACGAGCTTCAGTCTTTTGAAGACACCTTGGAGCAGGCGATCGATGTAATAGCCCCTGGCGGCCGCATCAGCGTCATCACGTTCCATTCACTCGAAGATCGAATTTGCAAAACGGTGTTCAGGAGAGAAAGCAAGGGACCAGATCTTCCTCCGGGATTGCCGGTTGTCCCTGAAGAGCATAAGCCAAAACTGAAATTGATAACACGGAAGCCCATCCTCCCGTCAGAACAAGAAATGGAGAGGAACAAACGGGCAAGATCGGCAAAGTTGCGCATAGCCGAGAAAAATAAATAA
- the mraZ gene encoding division/cell wall cluster transcriptional repressor MraZ: protein MFMGEFHHNVDTKGRMIIPAKFREDLGETFVLTRGLDQCIFGYPMEEWKALEEKMKALPLTKKDARAFTRFFFSGATECEIDKQGRVNIAAPLRDYAKLDKECVVIGVSNRLEIWSKEKWEDYFADSEESFSEIAENMIDFDI, encoded by the coding sequence ATGTTCATGGGTGAATTCCATCATAATGTTGATACGAAAGGCAGAATGATTATCCCGGCGAAGTTCAGGGAAGACCTCGGGGAGACATTTGTTCTCACAAGGGGACTGGATCAATGTATATTTGGATATCCCATGGAAGAATGGAAGGCTCTTGAAGAAAAAATGAAAGCCCTGCCCCTCACCAAAAAAGATGCCCGCGCATTCACACGTTTTTTCTTTTCCGGAGCTACTGAATGTGAGATTGACAAACAGGGAAGAGTAAATATCGCAGCTCCGTTAAGGGATTATGCAAAGCTAGATAAGGAATGCGTTGTAATCGGCGTATCAAACCGTCTCGAAATTTGGAGCAAGGAAAAATGGGAAGATTACTTTGCGGATTCTGAAGAGTCTTTTTCCGAAATAGCAGAAAACATGATTGATTTTGATATTTAA
- the bshC gene encoding bacillithiol biosynthesis cysteine-adding enzyme BshC: protein MEELDIPLLNAAASDYVRNDEKISGFFDYSLDDSRLFAKRIDELGKREFQREQLADHLLDFNRSLSCGPQTIANIEKLQKPDAVAVVAGQQAGLLTGPLFTIHKTISIIQLARQIEKEHGVPAVPVFWVAGEDHDLEEVNHVYVMEHTGNTAEAKKRTYPYDKQQNAKIPVSDRTLDKGNLKKWVDSIVSSYGETVHTRELLARLEQAYEYSGSYVTFFSKLMLELFSEDGLVLLDSNHPELRQIEKPFFKMLIEKNADLRKAVKERSEMLTDRGYSDLLGTAVNSSHLFYHLEGERILLEPKGKTFFCGKQNECLYDMDELVREADRHPEKLSNNVVSRPLMQEFLLPVAAFVGGPGEIAYWAGLKDAFHLFGYNMPPVIPRLSLTIIDRNIERHLDELDLPVAEVVRAGTGKFKDEWLEHQRQLHLEDDITHIKDEMDAVHNRLRTLAEKVDPTLKDAALKNGKFVQGLLGELEKKMERAIERKYAIRLLKYEHSGLALYPNGAPQERIWTVLYYLNRYGFDLPGRLADRDYEWNGRHKLLFI from the coding sequence GTGGAAGAATTGGATATCCCATTATTAAATGCAGCAGCAAGTGACTATGTCCGCAATGATGAAAAAATCAGCGGTTTTTTTGATTATTCACTTGATGATTCCCGCCTGTTTGCGAAGAGAATAGATGAACTTGGAAAGCGTGAATTTCAGCGAGAGCAGCTGGCAGACCATTTGCTCGATTTCAACCGTTCGCTGTCATGCGGCCCCCAGACCATTGCCAATATTGAGAAACTGCAGAAACCCGACGCTGTCGCTGTTGTGGCAGGTCAGCAGGCGGGTTTGTTAACAGGCCCCCTTTTTACAATACATAAGACGATTTCGATTATTCAGCTGGCCCGTCAAATTGAAAAAGAACACGGTGTTCCAGCTGTGCCTGTTTTTTGGGTGGCAGGGGAAGACCACGATCTTGAAGAAGTGAATCATGTATATGTGATGGAGCACACTGGAAATACTGCAGAGGCTAAAAAGCGTACGTACCCTTATGATAAACAGCAAAATGCGAAAATACCGGTATCGGACAGGACCCTTGATAAAGGGAATTTGAAGAAATGGGTGGACAGTATCGTAAGCAGTTATGGTGAAACCGTCCATACGCGGGAACTTTTAGCGCGGCTGGAGCAAGCTTATGAATACAGCGGGTCATATGTAACGTTTTTCTCGAAGTTGATGCTGGAACTGTTTTCCGAAGACGGGCTTGTCCTGCTTGATTCGAATCATCCGGAGTTGCGCCAAATTGAAAAGCCGTTTTTTAAAATGCTGATTGAAAAGAATGCTGATTTGCGTAAAGCCGTGAAAGAGCGGTCTGAAATGCTTACTGACAGGGGCTATTCTGATCTGCTTGGTACAGCCGTCAACAGCAGCCATCTTTTTTATCATCTCGAAGGGGAACGGATCCTCCTCGAACCGAAAGGAAAAACATTTTTTTGCGGCAAGCAGAATGAATGCCTCTATGATATGGATGAACTTGTGCGTGAAGCCGACCGGCACCCCGAAAAACTGAGCAATAATGTTGTAAGCAGGCCGCTAATGCAGGAGTTTTTGCTTCCGGTGGCGGCTTTTGTCGGTGGTCCAGGTGAAATTGCTTACTGGGCCGGCTTGAAGGATGCGTTCCATCTGTTCGGCTATAACATGCCGCCTGTAATCCCAAGGCTATCTCTAACGATCATCGACCGGAACATTGAGCGGCATCTCGATGAGCTGGACCTTCCAGTTGCCGAAGTTGTCCGGGCGGGGACAGGCAAATTCAAGGATGAGTGGCTTGAACACCAGCGCCAGCTGCATCTAGAAGATGACATCACACATATTAAGGATGAAATGGACGCTGTCCACAACAGGCTTCGAACACTTGCCGAAAAAGTTGATCCGACCTTAAAGGATGCGGCTTTGAAAAACGGTAAATTTGTCCAGGGGCTTCTTGGCGAGCTTGAAAAGAAAATGGAGCGGGCCATCGAAAGGAAATATGCAATAAGGCTGCTTAAATATGAACATTCCGGCCTTGCGCTCTACCCTAATGGAGCACCGCAGGAAAGAATCTGGACTGTTTTGTACTATTTGAACAGGTACGGCTTTGATTTGCCGGGCCGGCTCGCCGACCGGGATTATGAGTGGAACGGCCGCCATAAACTTCTGTTTATTTAA
- a CDS encoding DUF3397 domain-containing protein codes for MIDVLAGVAATLVTIPLLGFAAAFLLFSKMTGNRRKSFLLASDISTFFLIWAVYAMVLVIWEVDVAGYLPLLFIMTIIFFLFMQWRFAEEIHIKKVLKGFWRFNFLLFGFGYVGLVLYGLVMRLLVL; via the coding sequence ATGATTGATGTTCTGGCCGGTGTTGCTGCAACACTGGTAACCATTCCATTACTCGGGTTTGCGGCAGCATTTCTTCTTTTCAGCAAAATGACTGGAAATCGACGCAAATCGTTTTTGCTGGCAAGTGATATTTCCACATTCTTTTTGATATGGGCTGTTTATGCGATGGTGCTGGTTATCTGGGAAGTAGATGTTGCCGGGTACCTTCCTTTATTGTTTATTATGACAATCATATTCTTTTTATTCATGCAGTGGAGGTTCGCTGAAGAGATTCATATAAAAAAAGTATTGAAAGGGTTCTGGCGGTTCAACTTTCTTTTATTTGGCTTCGGGTATGTTGGACTGGTCTTATACGGACTGGTCATGCGCTTATTGGTGCTCTAA
- a CDS encoding 2-dehydropantoate 2-reductase, which yields MEKPDIGVIGGGAVGLLTAYHLSKAGYRTTVYVRRIEQAELINRDGIIYENGDGVFSARAAGKILHQEELSEQVVFLAVKQYDLPDVMGQVTCGNQESVVFLQNGMSHISWAKKLRGSVFVGVVEHGVYKKADNHVFHAGRGRMKISAFSAENRKPLQLWGKLTETGYPVAVEEDWYVMLAEKLMINAVINPLTALYRVRNGALLKNSHFRTTMDALFEEAFQVADLPDKERIREKVIAVCSQTASNTSSMFNDILHHRKTEIDAISGYVLERAREKGMELPVTSFVFESIKGLEKMGGSHD from the coding sequence ATGGAAAAACCAGATATAGGCGTAATCGGTGGAGGTGCTGTCGGCCTTTTGACAGCTTATCATTTGAGCAAAGCAGGGTATCGGACAACGGTTTATGTGCGGCGCATTGAACAGGCGGAACTCATCAACAGGGACGGAATCATCTATGAAAACGGCGATGGGGTATTCTCGGCACGAGCAGCAGGCAAAATTCTTCATCAGGAAGAGCTGTCTGAACAAGTCGTTTTTTTGGCTGTTAAACAATATGATTTGCCAGACGTCATGGGCCAAGTGACCTGCGGTAACCAGGAGTCGGTCGTCTTCCTTCAAAATGGAATGAGTCATATCAGCTGGGCAAAAAAACTCCGCGGCAGTGTCTTTGTAGGTGTTGTGGAGCACGGTGTATATAAAAAGGCGGACAACCATGTATTTCATGCCGGGAGAGGCAGAATGAAAATCAGCGCATTTTCCGCCGAAAACAGAAAGCCGCTGCAATTATGGGGAAAGCTCACCGAAACGGGCTATCCGGTAGCGGTGGAAGAAGACTGGTATGTGATGCTTGCTGAAAAACTGATGATCAACGCTGTCATTAATCCGCTGACCGCGTTATACCGTGTGAGAAACGGCGCTTTGCTCAAAAACAGCCATTTCCGAACCACCATGGATGCGCTGTTTGAGGAAGCGTTTCAGGTGGCAGACCTTCCTGATAAAGAACGTATTCGGGAAAAGGTCATCGCTGTCTGCAGCCAGACGGCATCAAACACTTCATCGATGTTTAATGATATTTTACATCACAGGAAAACTGAGATTGATGCAATAAGCGGTTACGTTCTTGAGAGAGCCCGCGAAAAGGGGATGGAACTTCCTGTGACTTCGTTTGTTTTTGAAAGTATAAAAGGGCTGGAAAAAATGGGGGGATCGCATGATTGA